From Elaeis guineensis isolate ETL-2024a chromosome 16, EG11, whole genome shotgun sequence, a single genomic window includes:
- the LOC105059667 gene encoding adenylate kinase isoenzyme 6 homolog — MAGDSGRGGGGRTRPNILVSGTPGTGKTTTCSLLADATRLRQINVGDLVREKGLHDGWDEEFDCHIIHEDLVCDELEDMMEEGGNIVDYHGCDFFPECWFDSVVVLQTDNSILHDRLTSRGYMGPKLTNNIECEIFQVLLEEAKASYPEDIVMALQSDSVEDISRNVATLTEWVNNWRPVRSS; from the exons ATGGCCGGCGACAGTGGTCGCGGCGGCGGAGGGAGGACGAGGCCGAATATCCTGGTGAGTGGAACGCCGGGGACGGGGAAGACGACGACGTGCTCGCTCCTCGCCGACGCCACCCGCCTCCGCCAAATCAACGTCGGCGACCTCGTCCGGGAGAAGGGCCTCCATGACGGCTGGGACGAGGAGTTCGACTGCCATATCATCCACGAAGACCTG GTGTGTGATGAGCTCGAAGACATGATGGAGGAGGGAGGGAATATTGTAGATTACCATGGTTGTGATTTCTTCCCTGAATGTTGGTTTGACAGTGTGGTCGTCCTTCAAACCGACAATTCTATTTTGCATGATCGCTTGACTAGTAG AGGTTACATGGGTCCAAAGCTTACTAATAATATTGAGTGTGAGATCTTTCAAGTGCTACTGGAGGAGGCAAAAGCAAGCTATCCAGAGGATATTGTGATGGCATTGCAGAGCGACAGTGTTGAAGACATCAGCAGGAATGTGGCTACATTAACAGAATGGGTAAATAACTGGAGGCCAGTCAGATCCTCCTAA
- the LOC105059668 gene encoding DNA-directed RNA polymerase II subunit RPB1, translated as MDVRFPYSPAEVAKVRCVQFGILSPDEIRQMSVAQIEHGETMERGKPKPGGLSDPRLGTIDRKMKCETCMANMAECPGHFGHLELAKPMFHIGFLKTVLAIMRCVCFNCSKILADEDDARFKQALKIRNPKHRLKRISDACKSKKKCAGGDDVDIQAQQDSEEPIKKSRGGCGSQQPTITIDGMKMVAEYKAPKKKSDDQDQLPEPVERKQILSADRVLSVLKRISDEDCILLGLNPQYARPDWMILQVLPIPPPPVRPSVMMDTSSRSEDDLTHQLAMIIRHNENLRRQERNGAPAHIITEFAQLLQFHIATYFDNELPGQPRATQRSGRPIKSICSRLKAKEGRIRGNLMGKRVDFSARTVITPDPTINIDELGVPWSIALNLTYPETVTPYNIERLKELVEYGPHPPPGKTGAKYIIREDGQRLDLRYLKKSSDHHLELGYKVERHLNDGDFVLFNRQPSLHKMSIMGHRIKIMPYSTFRLNLSVTSPYNADFDGDEMNMHVPQSFETRAEVLELMMVPKCIVSPQSNRPVMGIVQDTLLGCRKITKRDTFIEMDVFMNILMWWEDFDGKIPAPAILKPRPLWTGKQVFNLIIPKQINLIRTSAWHSEAETGFITPGDTLVRIEKGELLSGTLCKKTLGTSTGSLIHVIWEEVGPDAARKFLGHTQWLVNYWLLQNGFSMGIGDTIADAVTMEKINETISKAKNDVKELIKLAQEKQLEAEPGRTMMESFENRVNQVLNKARDDAGSSAQKSLSESNNLKAMVTAGSKGSFINISQMTACVGQQNVEGKRIPYGFIDRTLPHFTKDDYGPESRGFVENSYLRGLTPQEFFFHAMGGREGLIDTAVKTSETGYIQRRLVKAMEDIMVKYDGTVRNSLGDVIQFLYGEDGMDAVWIESQKLDSLKMKKSEFDKIFRYEIDDNNWNPSYMLPEHVEDLKTIREFKNVFDAEVQKLEADRYQLGTEIVTTGDNTWPMPVNLKRLIWNAQKTFKIDLRRPSDMHPMEIVEAIDKLQERLKVVPGDDFLSMEAQKNATLFFNILLRSTFASKRVLKEYRLTREAFEWVIGEIESRFLQSLVAPGEMIGCVAAQSIGEPATQMTLNTFHYAGVSAKNVTLGVPRLREIINVAKKIKTPSLSVYLKPEVNKKKELAKNVQTALEYTTLRSVTHATEVWYDPDPMSTIIEEDVEFVKSYYEMPDEDIAPEKISPWLLRVELNREMMVDKKLSMADIAEKINHEFGSDITCIFNDDNADKLILRIRIMNDEAPKGDLQDESAEDDVFLKKIESNMLTEMALRGIPDINKVFIKSGKVNRFDETEGFKADVEWMLDTEGVNLLAVMCHEDVDATRTTSNHLIEVIEVLGIEAVRRALLDELRVVISFDGSYVNYRHLAILCDTMTYRGHLMAITRHGINRNDTGPMMRCSFEETVDILLDAAVYSEADHLRGVTENIMLGQLAPIGTGDCALYLNDQMLQQAIELQLPSYMEGLDFGMTPSRSPISGTPYHEGMMSPSYLLSPNVRSSPITDAQFSPYVGGMAFSPSSSPGYSPSSPGYTPSSPGYSPTSPGYSPTSPGYSPTSPGYSPTSPTYSPSSPGYSPTSPAYSPTSPSYSPTSPSYSPTSPSYSPTSPSYSPTSPTYSPTSPSYSPTSPSYSPTSPSYSPTSPAYSPTSPAYSPTSPSYSPTSPSYSPTSPTYSPTSPSYSPTSPAYSPTSPGYSPTSPSYSPTSPSYSPTSPSYNPSSAKYTPSLAYSPSSPRLSPSSPYSQSSPNYSPTSPSYSPTSPSCSPPSPTYSPTSPYNSAPGPDYSPSSPQYSPSAGYSPTAPGYSPSSTSQYTPQMSNKDEETTR; from the exons ATGGACGTGCGCTTCCCCTACTCCCCGGCGGAGGTCGCGAAGGTCCGCTGCGTCCAGTTCGGCATCCTCAGCCCCGATGAGATC CGGCAAATGTCGGTGGCGCAGATCGAGCACGGGGAGACGATGGAGAGGGGGAAGCCGAAGCCTGGGGGGCTCAGCGACCCGCGGCTCGGGACCATCGACAGGAAGATGAAGTGCGAGACTTGCATGGCCAACATGGCGGAGTGCCCCGGCCACTTTGGCCACCTCGAGCTTGCAAAGCCTATGTTCCATATTGGATTTCTCAAGACTGTGCTCGCTATCATGCGGTGCGTCTGCTTCAACTGCTCCAAGATCCTCGCCGATGAG GATGATGCTCGATTCAAGCAAGCTTTGAAAATTAGAAACCCGAAGCATAGGTTGAAGAGAATTTCTGATGCCTGCAAAAGCAAGAAGAAATGTGCTGGTGGTGATGATGTTGACATTCAGGCACAACAAGATTCAGAAGAACCAATAAAGAAGAGCCGAGGTGGTTGTGGTTCTCAACAGCCGACTATTACCATTGATGGTATGAAAATGGTTGCAGAATACAAAGCTCCAAAAAAGAAATCTGATGACCAAGACCAGCTTCCAGAACCTGTTGAAAGAAAACAAATCCTTTCTGCTGACAGG GTTCTTAGTGTTCTTAAGAGGATAAGTGATGAGGACTGTATATTATTGGGTTTGAACCCTCAATATGCCCGTCCAGATTGGATGATATTACAAGTTCTTCCAATTCCCCCGCCTCCTGTAAGACCTTCTGTGATGATGGATACCTCTTCTAGGAGTGAG GATGATCTGACTCATCAACTGGCTATGATCATCAGACATAATGAGAATTTGAGGCGACAAGAGAGAAATGGAGCTCCAGCTCACATCATCACAGAGTTTGCACAATTATTGCAATTCCACATTGCGACATATTTTGATAACGAGCTTCCGGGTCAACCAAGG GCTACACAGCGATCTGGACGACCCATCAAATCTATATGCAGTAGACTTAAGGCGAAAGAAGGTCGAATTAGAGGTAACTTGATGGGAAAGCGTGTTGATTTTTCAGCACGAACAGTCATCACTCCTGACCCAACAATCAACATTGATGAATTGGGAGTGCCTTGGAGCATAGCTTTGAATCTAACATACCCAGAAACTGTGACTCCATATAACATTGAAAG actaaaggaACTAGTAGAATATGGGCCACATCCTCCCCCTGGTAAGACTGGTGCAAAATACATTATAAGGGAAGACGGGCAGAGGCTTGATCTTCGCTACTTGAAGAAAAGTAGTGATCACCATTTGGAGCTTGGATACAAG GTGGAGCGACACTTGAATGATGGGGACTTTGTTCTTTTTAATCGGCAGCCTAGTCTTCATAAAATGTCCATCATGGGTCACCGAATCAAAATCATGCCATACTCGACTTTTCGCTTAAACTTGTCTGTAACTTCTCCATACAATGCTGATTTTGATGGTGATGAGATGAACATGCATGTTCCCCAATCATTTGAGACTAGAGCAGAAGTTTTGGAACTAATGATGGTACCTAAATGCATTGTCTCACCTCAATCAAATCGACCTGTTATGGGCATTGTCCAGGACACACTTCTAGGATGTCGCAAAATTACCAAGAGAGATACATTTATAGAAATG GATGTTTTTATGAACATTTTGATGTGGTGGGAAGACTTTGATGGGAAGATACCTGCTCCGGCCATTTTGAAACCTAGGCCTTTATGGACTGGAAAACAGGTATTCAACCTTATTATTCCAAAGCAAATAAATCTTATTAGGACTTCCGCATGGCACTCCGAAGCAGAAACGGGATTTATCACTCCAGGGGATACTTTAGTTCGAATAGAGAAAGGGGAGCTTCTCTCAGGCACCCTGTGCAAAAAAACTCTTGGAACATCTACTGGAAGTCTTATTCATGTGATCTG GGAAGAGGTTGGTCCTGATGCAGCTCGTAAGTTTTTGGGCCACACACAATGGCTCGTAAACTATTGGCTTTTGCAGAATGGTTTTAGTATGGGAATTGGAGATACAATTGCAGATGCGGTAACTATGGAGAAAATTAATGAAACAATATCAAAAGCTAAAAATGATGTTAAAGAGCTTATCAAGCTGGCCCAAGAAAAGCAGTTGGAGGCCGAGCCTGGGCGAACTATGATGGAATCATTTGAAAACAGAGTAAACCAG GTGTTGAATAAGGCTCGTGATGATGCAGGGAGCAGTGCTCAGAAGAGCTTATCTGAGAGTAACAATCTGAAGGCCATGGTAACGGCGGGATCAAAAGGTAGTTTCATTAACATTTCTCAGATGACTGCTTGTGTGGGACAGCAGAATGTTGAGGGCAAACGGATTCCTTATGGGTTCATTGATCGAACATTACCTCACTTCACAAAAGATGACTATGGGCCTGAAAGTCGTGGTTTTGTGGAGAACTCTTACCTTCGTGGGTTAACACCACAGGAATTCTTCTTCCATGCTATGGGTGGTAGGGAAGGATTAATTGATACTGCTGTGAAAACTTCTGAGACTGGGTATATTCAGCGGcgccttgtgaaggctatggaAGACATTATGGTCAAATATGATGGTACTGTTAGAAATTCTCTTGGGGATGTTATACAATTCCTCTATGGAGAGGATGGTATGGATGCCGTTTGGATTGAGTCACAGAAGTTGGATTCCTTGAAGATGAAAAAATCAGAGTTTGACAAGATTTTTAGGTATGAGATTGATGACAACAATTGGAATCCTAGCTACATGTTACCGGAACATGTTGAGGATTTGAAAACCATCCGTGAATTCAAAAATGTGTTTGATGCTGAGGTTCAGAAATTAGAAGCAGATCGTTACCAGCTTGGTACGGAAATTGTAACTACTGGTGATAACACATGGCCTATGCCTGTTAATCTCAAGAGACTAATCTGGAATGCACAGAAGACATTTAAGATTGATTTGAGGAGGCCATCAGATATGCATCCAATGGAGATTGTAGAAGCTATTGATAAGCTGCAAGAAAGGCTGAAAGTTGTCCCTGGCGATGATTTTCTGAGCATGGAGGCTCAGAAAAATGCAACTTTGTTTTTCAATATCTTACTCCGTAGCACATTTGCCAGCAAGCGGGTGTTGAAAGAGTACAGGCTAACTCGTGAAGCATTCGAATGGGTTATTGGTGAAATAGAATCCCGTTTCCTGCAGTCACTGGTAGCACCAGGTGAAATGATTGGTTGTGTAGCTGCCCAATCCATTGGTGAACCAGCAACTCAGATGACCCTAAATACTTTCCACTATGCTGGTGTGAGTGCAAAGAATGTTACTCTTGGTGTTCCCAGGTTGAGGGAAATTATTAATGTTGCCAAGAAAATCAAGACACCTTCACTGTCTGTTTACTTGAAGCCTGAGGTCAACAAAAAGAAAGAACTGGCCAAGAATGTTCAGACTGCTTTGGAGTACACTACGTTACGTAGTGTAACACATGCAACTGAGGTATGGTATGATCCTGATCCTATGAGCACTATTATTGAGGAAGATGTTGAATTTGTCAAGTCATATTATGAAATGCCAGATGAAGATATTGCCCCAGAAAAGATATCTCCTTGGCTGCTTCGTGTTGAACTAAATCGTGAGATGATGGTTGATAAGAAGCTGAGCATGGCGGACATTGCAGAGAAGATTAATCATGAGTTTGGGAGTGATATAACATGCATCTTTAATGATGATAATGCTGACAAGCTCATACTTAGGATCCGCATCATGAATGATGAAGCTCCCAAAGGGGATTTACAAGATGAATCTGCTGAAGATGATGTTTTCCTCAAAAAGATAGAAAGCAATATGTTGACAGAAATGGCTCTTCGAGGCATTCCTGATATAAATAAAGTCTTCATCAAATCAGGAAAAGTGAACAGATTTGATGAGACTGAAGGGTTCAAAGCAGATGTGGAGTGGATGCTTGACACAGAAGGTGTCAATCTGTTGGCTGTTATGTGTCATGAAGATGTCGATGCTACTAGGACAACAAGTAACCACTTGATTGAAGTAATTGAAGTTCTTGGTATTGAGGCTGTTCGACGAGCCCTTTTGGATGAGTTGCGTGTCGTTATATCTTTTGATGGATCTTATGTGAACTACCGGCATTTGGCTATTCTTTGTGATACAATGACCTATAGAGGTCACTTAATGGCCATCACCCGGCACGGCATCAATCGTAATGATACTGGTCCAATGATGAGATGTTCATTTGAGGAAACTGTTGACATACTTCTTGATGCTGCTGTATATTCTGAAGCAGACCACTTGAGAGGTGTTACTGAGAACATTATGCTTGGTCAGCTTGCTCCAATTGGCACAGGAGACTGTGCTTTGTATTTGAATGATCAGATGTTGCAACAGGCAATTGAACTTCAGCTTCCTAGTTACATGGAGGGTTTGGATTTTGGAATGACGCCTTCACGGTCACCCATCTCAGGGACACCTTACCATGAAGGGATGATGTCACCTAGTTATTTGCTCAGCCCAAATGTTCGCTCTTCGCCGATTACAGATGCTCAATTTTCTCCTTATGTTGGTGGGATGGCCTTCTCTCCCAGTTCTTCACCAGGATATAGTCCATCATCTCCTGGCTACACCCCATCATCTCCGGGATACAGTCCGACTTCTCCAGGTTATAGCCCCACTTCTCCAGGATACAGTCCTACATCACCTGGTTACAGTCCCACTTCCCCAACATACAGTCCTAGCTCTCCTGGATATAGTCCTACTAGTCCTGCCTATTCTCCAACAAGTCCATCCTACTCTCCTACATCTCCCAGTTACAGTCCCACATCTCCAAGCTATAGCCCGACATCTCCAAGCTATAGTCCGACATCTCCCACTTACAGTCCCACTTCTCCTAGCTATAGCCCCACCTCGCCCAGTTATAGTCCTACTTCACCTAGTTACAGCCCCACATCTCCAGCCTATAGCCCAACATCTCCTGCATATAGCCCAACCTCACCTTCATATAGTCCAACATCACCTTCCTACAGCCCAACATCACCAACATATAGTCCAACTTCTCCTTCATACAGCCCTACATCACCTGCTTATAGCCCCACTTCTCCTGGTTACAGCCCAACCTCTCCAAGTTACAGTCCCACCTCCCCAAGTTATAGTCCCACATCTCCGAGTTACAATCCTTCTTCAGCAAAGTACACCCCATCGCTTGCATATTCTCCAAGCAGTCCAAGGTTGTCACCATCTAGTCCTTACAGTCAGTCTTCTCCAAATTACAG CCCAACTTCACCATCATATTCTCCTACATCACCTTCTTGTTCCCCTCCAAGTCCAACATACAGTCCCACCAG CCCATACAATTCTGCTCCCGGCCCAGATTATAGCCCAAGTTCTCCCCAATACAG TCCTAGCGCAGGCTATTCACCGACTGCACCAGGTTACTCTCCATCTTCCACCAGTCAATATACTCCACAAATGAGCAACAAGGATGAGGAAACTACTCGCTGA
- the LOC105059669 gene encoding uncharacterized protein At1g76070 encodes MEKPSRAKATKIFSFLPKPTSFSISHRPLSPGREKSSKPKAFHNKAKAFHNNKAFSGPIISIVPVEARRKEKNGGNFDAQEPTSPKVSCIGRVKQRKLVCRSKRHSLPQQEWKPPTLIIRKMFRRKLRPSRRRDAAESSEGRPAVAAAGRAPSLGQMKRFTSGRETLLNFDWRKAERRQEAATGDREESYSDEESDEEDYYSAPILMGGGVVAVEPRKEVNLWKRRTLAPPVPLQLN; translated from the coding sequence ATGGAGAAACCAAGTAGAGCAAAGGCCACCAAAATCTTCAGTTTCCTTCCAAAGCCAACCTCCTTCTCTATTTCTCACCGTCCGCTCAGCCCCGGTCGCGAGAAGTCTTCCAAGCCAAAGGCTTTCCACAACAAAGCAAAGGCTTTCCACAACAATAAAGCTTTCTCGGGCCCGATCATATCGATCGTACCGGTGGAGGCTCGACGTAAGGAGAAGAATGGAGGCAACTTTGATGCCCAAGAGCCAACCTCTCCCAAGGTTTCATGCATCGGCCGAGTCAAGCAGAGGAAATTAGTTTGCCGGTCAAAGCGGCATTCGCTGCCCCAACAAGAGTGGAAGCCGCCAACTTTAATCATTCGCAAGATGTTCCGACGGAAGCTCAGGCCAAGCCGGAGAAGGGATGCGGCGGAGAGCAGCGAGGGGAGGCCGGCAGTCGCCGCGGCCGGGAGAGCGCCATCGTTAGGCCAGATGAAGCGGTTCACCAGCGGGCGCGAGACGTTACTTAACTTCGATTGGAGGAAGGCTGAGAGGAGGCAGGAGGCAGCCACTGGGGATCGAGAGGAGTCGTACTCTGATGAAGAAAGTGATGAAGAGGATTATTACTCTGCACCAATCCTGATGGGTGGTGGAGTGGTGGCTGTGGAACCACGAAAGGAGGTGAACCTTTGGAAGAGAAGGACCTTGGCTCCACCCGTTCCTCTTCAATTGAACTGA